A stretch of DNA from Candidatus Hinthialibacter antarcticus:
GCGTTAATGGACGTTCGTTGTCAGAAAGGTTCGACATAGAAGTCTATTGTACTCGCAGGAAAAAAAGAGACCAGTTTTGCAGTATGGGATATGCAATCGTGAGCCAAATATAAAAACACAAAACGCCGCAGGGGATTGGGTGGAGCGGCTTTCGGAGTCAGCGGCAATAAGCCGCGACGGAGACAAGCAAAACCCAACCCCGGCGGCGTACAATCAAGTGACGAGATCAATTTTCAGAATTATCGCTGAATCGGATGTTTTGTGACGCCTTCAAATGTCATCTTCACAGGCTTTATGGTTCCGTCATCGTTAAATTCGAGTTTGTCGATGCAGGTCACCCGATGATCGCGTCCTTTATTGGGGATCGGGCGGCGATGATAGACGATGAACCATTGGTCTTTTCCTGGAACCTGAATCACCGAGTTATGGCCCGCGCCAGTCGCAACATTTTCGTCGGATTGTAGGATGTTGCCGATGCGCTCGAACGGCCCAAGCGCACTGTCTGCTGTTGCATACGCCACTTTGTAGGATGAGTTGCCCCAGCCGCCCTCTGACCACATGAAATAATACTTGCCCTTGCGATTGAACATCACCGGGCCTTCGACATAGCCTTCCGGCGTAATTTCACGAAACAGCGAGCCGTCGTCCCAAGGCAAAAAGCCCGTGAAGTCATCGTTCAACTTCGCCATGTTGCAATGCCGCCAGCCGCCGTAGATCATGTAGTAGGTTCCATCCGCATCTTGAAAGACGAACTGGTCGATGGGCTGGGCGTCGTTATGAAAATCGGGAACCAGCGGTTTGCCCAACAGGTCTTTATAAGGCCCGGCGGGCGAGTCGGCGACCGCAACGCCGATGCCGCCCTGATGATTTTTGGGGTCGTTTTCGTCCCACAAAGGGCCGCCGGGACGCTGGATGTCATTGGCGGAAAAGAACAAATAATATTTACCGTCTTTTTCAATCGCAGACGGCGCCCATATTGCGCGCCGCGCCCATTTGATGATGGATGTATTGAGTACGCGCTCGTGCTTGGTCCAATTTACCAAATCAGGCGAAGAATACGCATTGAGAAAAACCTGCTCATCATATTTGGCTGAATAGGTCGGAAAAATCCAATACGAGTCGCCGAATACAACGCCTTCGGGGTCGGCGTACCAGCCTTCAAATATTGGATTGCCAGAGGTTTCGTCTTCGCAAACAGCGTTGAATGTTGGATACAACACGAACAACGAGAAAAGAAGTAGAGAAAGATAAAAATGTATTTTCATCGGAGAAAGTTTCCTTTTTCTATTGGATCGTTAATTTAGAAATCAGACAGAAAAACATACAACAGAAAACTAGCATTGCGAATCGCAAAGCGTCAAGCCAGATCAGTTTTGTTGTGGAATCTTGAACAAACTGCGTAGTTTTTCAAATTGGGAGTGAAACCCCAGCCCCACCAAGATATCCCCTTCTTTGAAAACATAGTCAGCAGACGGGTTCAGGCTCATGCAGCCGGTTGAATCTTTCACCCCCATCACATTGACGCCTGAACGCGACTTGATGTGAGATTCTTTCAATGAGACACCGTTCAATGCGCACGAATCACTGACCAGGATTTCTTCTAACAAAAGCGGTTCGCCGTCTTGCAGCGTATGCATCGAGTGGTCAAGAAACTCGACCACAGCGGGGCGAAGCGCCATCGCCGCCATGCGTCCGCCGCCCAGTTGCGCGGGCATCACCACCCGGTCGGCCCCGGCGCGTATCAGTTTGTCTTGCGAATTTTCATTCAAGCCCCGTGATATGACAAATAGATTGGGGTTTAACACCTTCGCCGTCAAAATGGTAAACACGTTATCGGCGTCGCTGGGAAAGCAGGTAATCATTCCCTTGGCGCGTTCGATGTTCCCGGATTGAAGAATTTCATCTTCGGTGGCGTCGCCAACGAGGTAGAGTTCGCCTACCTGCAACGAGGCTTGCATGAGTTCCAGCGACCGGTCTATCACAACAAACTCAATTTTATGTTCCCGAAAACTGCGTACGATTTCCATGCCCACCCGGCCCAGGCCGCAGATGATGTAGTGTCCGTTCAGCGATTCGATTTTTTTCATCATTCTCC
This window harbors:
- a CDS encoding glycoside hydrolase family 43 protein, whose product is MKIHFYLSLLLFSLFVLYPTFNAVCEDETSGNPIFEGWYADPEGVVFGDSYWIFPTYSAKYDEQVFLNAYSSPDLVNWTKHERVLNTSIIKWARRAIWAPSAIEKDGKYYLFFSANDIQRPGGPLWDENDPKNHQGGIGVAVADSPAGPYKDLLGKPLVPDFHNDAQPIDQFVFQDADGTYYMIYGGWRHCNMAKLNDDFTGFLPWDDGSLFREITPEGYVEGPVMFNRKGKYYFMWSEGGWGNSSYKVAYATADSALGPFERIGNILQSDENVATGAGHNSVIQVPGKDQWFIVYHRRPIPNKGRDHRVTCIDKLEFNDDGTIKPVKMTFEGVTKHPIQR
- a CDS encoding NAD-binding protein, yielding MPKNSQFISLRPLAFILLAFQWPFVCVYYFLYKRLWSKEGNQRYQDPSHSSLHAFQLSILAVIVIVFGGSVGMYYFGQNGGMYDATKVGKPESLIDSFYLAVITLTSTGYGDIYPVTNAARIYVALFLVVSFITLAWAGANALAFIVEGHLSQAVKLRRMMKKIESLNGHYIICGLGRVGMEIVRSFREHKIEFVVIDRSLELMQASLQVGELYLVGDATEDEILQSGNIERAKGMITCFPSDADNVFTILTAKVLNPNLFVISRGLNENSQDKLIRAGADRVVMPAQLGGGRMAAMALRPAVVEFLDHSMHTLQDGEPLLLEEILVSDSCALNGVSLKESHIKSRSGVNVMGVKDSTGCMSLNPSADYVFKEGDILVGLGFHSQFEKLRSLFKIPQQN